From a single Streptomyces sp. NBC_01264 genomic region:
- a CDS encoding glycosyltransferase family 87 protein — translation MKWDSPSSWDRGVAWLLRPAPRSWRFVGLVILLSVAVAASLRVNWGSDNAFVVKAADALLAGVSPYEDKRFLYLPSAVIMAIPEALLPAPLLRCVLPLGMTGLVGLGWWASLRLFSVPVRSRLAVGGFALFALAYKPYINLVLIANWTAISAAALPVALLLAHRKHWAAAGLVVGLAIACKPMLVPVGLLFLLARQWRGLALAVGVPVGLSLAGALMMPHPMLFFTKTLPFLLQGQDSYALPWDASPIAALPRLGVPEPVAVLLAFAGAGCGLWATWRRWKRPVEADGDAGELRLVETACMVMLAAFLVSRPSFDHYLIVVLPLLLASGVREGSMPRSPWFWVALVPQTAGIPWPSEFEAKRRAFRDMVTLCSLAGLLARRALRSGRVTLEPVTTAGSPPRTEPECAASPAQTASRTAF, via the coding sequence ATGAAATGGGACAGCCCGTCCTCCTGGGACCGGGGGGTGGCCTGGCTGCTGCGGCCGGCCCCGCGGTCCTGGCGGTTCGTGGGCCTGGTGATCCTGCTGTCCGTGGCGGTCGCGGCGAGCCTGCGGGTCAACTGGGGCTCGGACAACGCCTTCGTGGTCAAGGCGGCCGACGCCCTGCTCGCGGGGGTCTCCCCGTACGAGGACAAGCGGTTCCTCTACCTGCCCAGCGCCGTGATCATGGCGATTCCCGAGGCCCTGCTGCCGGCGCCGCTGCTGCGCTGCGTGCTGCCGCTGGGGATGACCGGGCTCGTCGGCCTCGGTTGGTGGGCCTCGCTGCGGCTGTTCTCGGTACCGGTGCGCTCGCGGCTGGCGGTCGGCGGTTTCGCGCTGTTCGCGCTGGCGTACAAGCCGTACATCAACCTCGTGCTGATCGCGAACTGGACGGCCATCTCCGCCGCCGCCCTGCCGGTGGCGCTGCTGCTGGCGCACCGCAAGCACTGGGCCGCGGCCGGGCTGGTGGTGGGGCTCGCCATCGCCTGCAAGCCGATGCTGGTGCCGGTCGGGCTGCTCTTCCTCCTGGCCCGGCAGTGGCGGGGCCTCGCGCTCGCGGTGGGGGTGCCGGTGGGGCTCTCGCTGGCGGGGGCGCTGATGATGCCGCACCCGATGCTGTTCTTCACCAAGACCCTGCCCTTCCTGCTCCAGGGCCAGGATTCCTACGCGCTGCCCTGGGACGCCTCGCCGATCGCCGCGCTGCCGCGGCTGGGGGTGCCCGAGCCGGTGGCGGTGCTGCTGGCCTTCGCGGGGGCCGGCTGCGGACTGTGGGCGACCTGGCGGCGGTGGAAGCGGCCGGTCGAGGCGGACGGTGACGCCGGTGAGCTGAGGCTGGTGGAGACCGCCTGCATGGTGATGCTCGCCGCATTCCTGGTGTCGCGGCCCTCCTTCGACCATTACCTGATCGTGGTGCTCCCGCTGCTGCTGGCGTCGGGGGTGCGGGAGGGCTCGATGCCGCGCTCGCCCTGGTTCTGGGTGGCGCTGGTGCCGCAGACGGCGGGCATCCCGTGGCCCTCGGAGTTCGAGGCCAAGAGGCGGGCATTCAGGGACATGGTGACCCTGTGCTCGCTCGCCGGACTGCTCGCTCGTCGCGCACTGCGCTCCGGACGGGTTACTCTGGAGCCCGTAACAACTGCGGGGTCCCCACCCAGGACCGAACCGGAGTGCGCCGCGTCGCCAGCTCAAACGGCTTCGCGGACCGCGTTTTGA
- the rplM gene encoding 50S ribosomal protein L13 has product MRTFSPKPGDISRQWHVIDAQDVVLGRLATQAATLLRGKHKPTYAPHMDMGDFVIIINADKVHLSGNKATQKMAYRHSGFPGGLRSVRYDDLLANNPEKAVEKAIKGMIPKNTLGRQMLSKLKVYSGDVHPHAAQQPVPFEITQVAQ; this is encoded by the coding sequence GTGCGTACGTTCAGCCCCAAGCCCGGCGACATCTCGCGCCAGTGGCACGTCATTGACGCCCAGGACGTTGTCCTCGGCCGTCTGGCGACCCAGGCCGCTACCCTCCTGCGGGGTAAGCACAAGCCGACTTACGCCCCCCACATGGACATGGGCGACTTCGTCATCATCATCAACGCCGACAAGGTTCACCTGTCCGGCAACAAGGCGACCCAGAAGATGGCGTACCGCCACTCTGGCTTCCCGGGCGGTCTGCGTTCGGTGCGCTACGACGACCTCCTGGCGAACAACCCGGAGAAGGCCGTCGAGAAGGCCATCAAGGGCATGATCCCCAAGAACACCCTGGGCCGTCAGATGCTCTCGAAGCTGAAGGTCTACTCGGGCGATGTGCACCCCCACGCTGCTCAGCAGCCGGTGCCGTTCGAGATCACCCAGGTCGCGCAGTAG
- the rpsI gene encoding 30S ribosomal protein S9 — protein sequence MAETTAETTPVEEFEGNVEEYTTETADVVEGDYTSESLAGRFGDPQPAAGLGRRKNAIARVRIVPGTGKWKINGRTLEDYFPNKVHQQEVNEPFKLLELDNRYDVIARISGGGVSGQAGALRLGVARALNEADVDNNRPALKKAGFLSRDDRAVERKKAGLKKARKAPQYSKR from the coding sequence GTGGCCGAGACCACCGCCGAGACGACCCCCGTCGAAGAGTTCGAGGGCAACGTCGAGGAGTACACCACCGAGACCGCGGACGTAGTCGAGGGTGACTACACGTCCGAGTCCCTTGCCGGTCGCTTCGGTGACCCCCAGCCGGCCGCCGGCCTGGGCCGTCGCAAGAACGCCATCGCCCGCGTCCGGATCGTTCCGGGCACCGGCAAGTGGAAGATCAACGGTCGCACCCTTGAGGACTACTTCCCCAACAAGGTGCACCAGCAGGAAGTCAACGAGCCGTTCAAGCTGCTCGAGCTCGACAACCGCTACGACGTCATCGCCCGCATCTCGGGTGGCGGCGTGTCCGGCCAGGCCGGCGCCCTGCGCCTCGGTGTGGCCCGTGCGCTGAACGAGGCGGACGTGGACAACAACCGCCCGGCGCTGAAGAAGGCCGGCTTCCTCTCCCGCGACGACCGTGCGGTCGAGCGCAAGAAGGCCGGTCTCAAGAAGGCCCGTAAGGCTCCGCAGTACAGCAAGCGTTAA
- the glmM gene encoding phosphoglucosamine mutase, whose product MGRLFGTDGVRGVANADLTAELALGLSVAAAHVLAEAGTFEGHRATAVVGRDPRASGEFLEAAVVAGLASAGVDVLRVGVLPTPAVAYLTGALGADLGVMLSASHNAMPDNGIKFFARGGHKLADELEDRIESVYDDHRTGAPWDRPTGAGVGRVSDYTEGFDRYVAHLMGVLPNRLDGLKVVLDEAHGAAAYVSPEAFTRAGAEIVTIGAEPDGLNINDGCGSTHLGLLKQAVVEHGADLGIAHDGDADRCLAVDANGEEVDGDQILAVLALAMREAGHLREDTVVATVMSNLGFKLAMESEGINVVQTGVGDRYVLESMKEHGYALGGEQSGHVIILDHATTGDGTLTGLMLAARIAATGKSMAELTGIMTRLPQVLVNVPDVDKSRVTTSGELAAAVAEAERELGTTGRVLLRSSGTEPLVRVMVEAADIEQARSVAGRLADVVKSVLG is encoded by the coding sequence GTGGGACGACTCTTCGGGACGGACGGTGTACGAGGCGTCGCCAACGCGGATCTGACGGCCGAGCTCGCGCTCGGCCTCTCCGTGGCGGCCGCGCACGTACTGGCCGAGGCGGGCACCTTCGAGGGCCATCGGGCCACGGCCGTGGTGGGCCGTGACCCCCGGGCCTCGGGCGAGTTCCTGGAGGCCGCAGTCGTCGCGGGCCTCGCGAGCGCGGGCGTGGACGTCCTGCGCGTCGGTGTGCTGCCCACCCCGGCGGTGGCGTATCTCACCGGTGCGCTGGGCGCCGACCTCGGTGTCATGCTCTCGGCCAGCCACAACGCCATGCCCGACAACGGCATCAAGTTCTTCGCGCGCGGCGGTCACAAGCTCGCCGACGAGCTGGAGGACCGGATCGAGTCGGTCTACGACGACCACCGCACGGGTGCTCCCTGGGACCGGCCGACGGGCGCCGGTGTCGGCCGCGTCTCCGACTACACCGAGGGCTTCGACAGGTACGTCGCCCACCTCATGGGTGTGCTGCCCAACCGTCTCGACGGCCTCAAGGTCGTCCTGGACGAGGCGCACGGCGCGGCCGCCTACGTCTCGCCCGAGGCCTTCACCCGGGCCGGCGCGGAGATCGTCACCATCGGTGCCGAGCCCGACGGGCTCAACATCAACGACGGCTGCGGCTCCACCCACCTCGGTCTGCTGAAGCAGGCCGTCGTCGAGCACGGGGCCGACCTCGGCATCGCGCACGACGGGGACGCCGACCGCTGCCTCGCCGTGGACGCGAACGGCGAGGAGGTCGACGGGGACCAGATCCTCGCGGTGCTCGCGCTGGCGATGCGCGAGGCCGGGCACCTGCGCGAGGACACCGTCGTCGCCACCGTGATGTCGAACCTGGGCTTCAAGCTGGCCATGGAGTCCGAGGGCATCAACGTCGTGCAGACGGGCGTCGGCGACCGGTACGTCCTGGAGTCGATGAAGGAGCACGGGTACGCGCTGGGCGGCGAGCAGTCCGGCCACGTGATCATCCTCGACCACGCCACCACCGGCGACGGCACCCTGACCGGCCTGATGCTGGCGGCCCGGATCGCGGCCACCGGCAAGTCCATGGCCGAGCTGACCGGGATCATGACGCGGCTGCCGCAGGTGCTGGTCAACGTCCCCGACGTGGACAAGTCGCGGGTCACCACCTCGGGCGAGCTGGCCGCGGCCGTCGCCGAGGCGGAGCGGGAGCTGGGCACGACCGGGCGCGTACTGCTGCGTTCGTCGGGCACGGAGCCCCTCGTACGGGTGATGGTGGAGGCCGCCGACATCGAGCAGGCCCGCTCGGTCGCCGGGCGCCTCGCGGACGTGGTGAAGTCGGTGCTCGGCTAG